A genomic window from Microbacterium sp. ET2 includes:
- a CDS encoding AAA family ATPase, translating to MSTTTTIDATTRVVDALAARVKIKPFGQDRWRAQCPAHNGHDLNLSVAKGDQGVLLKCWSHNCSETAIAQALGMQLRDLFDRDGRAIYDYGGDYKIQRTRLASEFGSAKEVRPVRAGITPDLRPLWQPEGSATIAQSSTVMLCEGEKTADALVRLGVPCVATWAGGTGGVEKADYSPLAGRKVVVVPDNDEPGAKAAAALLRLLTPIAEDVRVWRVPGHLNDAADLWLEGGTIEDLTVDNTPPGADAPPVSEDTPDADDDSDHSAHATTWEEVSIADIVAGIVNGTIEPVRPQRLTRDDGAALFYDGKVNGIHGESGSGKSWTALYACAQEIANNHHVIYVDFEDSPRDVVGRLINLGADPADITARFHYVQPEAPFVVGADTLLELIHQHDVTLVIIDSTGEAMSMDGAQQNADEDVTRWFQQVTRRIARQGPAVVVLDHLPKAGGSDLMPIGSQRKRSAINGAQYLQETLTSFSKQKAGAARLKVAKDRNGDNSTGDTVATLHVTPIGGGNVRIAFTAPDPGERTEAGEFRPTTLMSRVSRVVQNAPEPMSYRRILDNVTGKKDHVRQAVNVLIQEGYIATAAGPRGAILHIHVKPFEGGGTLNPQISEFSTVDRSLFLGKGTGEQSPPFPGEQWGTVGEQSSEGQTQPSISLADEDAS from the coding sequence GTGAGCACCACCACCACCATCGACGCAACCACGCGAGTCGTCGACGCGCTCGCCGCCCGAGTGAAGATCAAACCCTTCGGACAGGACAGGTGGCGAGCGCAATGCCCCGCACACAACGGCCACGACCTCAACCTCTCCGTCGCGAAGGGCGACCAGGGTGTCCTGCTGAAGTGCTGGTCGCACAACTGCAGCGAGACCGCGATCGCGCAAGCGCTCGGCATGCAGCTGCGGGACCTTTTCGACCGTGACGGACGCGCCATCTACGACTACGGCGGGGACTACAAGATCCAGCGCACCCGCCTCGCGTCGGAGTTCGGCAGCGCGAAAGAGGTTCGCCCCGTACGCGCAGGCATCACGCCGGACCTGCGCCCCCTGTGGCAACCAGAAGGGTCCGCGACGATCGCGCAATCATCCACGGTGATGCTCTGCGAGGGCGAGAAGACCGCCGACGCGCTCGTCCGCCTCGGCGTACCCTGCGTCGCCACGTGGGCAGGAGGCACCGGAGGAGTCGAGAAGGCCGACTACAGCCCGCTCGCAGGCCGCAAGGTCGTAGTGGTCCCAGACAACGACGAGCCAGGCGCCAAAGCCGCAGCAGCGCTCCTACGGCTCCTCACACCCATCGCAGAGGACGTCCGCGTATGGCGAGTGCCCGGACACCTCAACGACGCCGCCGACCTGTGGCTCGAGGGAGGCACGATCGAGGACCTCACCGTCGACAACACCCCACCTGGTGCAGACGCACCACCTGTGTCAGAAGACACACCTGACGCGGACGACGACAGCGACCACTCGGCGCACGCGACCACGTGGGAAGAGGTCAGCATCGCAGACATCGTCGCCGGCATCGTCAACGGCACCATCGAACCCGTCCGCCCCCAACGCCTCACCCGAGACGACGGCGCCGCCCTGTTCTACGACGGGAAAGTCAACGGCATCCACGGCGAAAGCGGGTCCGGGAAATCATGGACCGCGTTGTACGCCTGCGCGCAAGAGATCGCCAACAACCACCACGTCATCTACGTCGACTTCGAAGACAGCCCCCGCGACGTCGTCGGCCGCCTCATCAACCTCGGCGCCGACCCCGCAGACATCACCGCCAGGTTCCACTACGTCCAACCCGAAGCCCCCTTCGTCGTCGGCGCCGACACCCTCCTCGAGCTCATCCACCAGCACGACGTCACCCTCGTCATCATCGACTCCACCGGTGAAGCCATGTCGATGGACGGGGCGCAGCAGAACGCCGACGAGGACGTCACCCGCTGGTTCCAGCAGGTCACCCGACGCATCGCCCGACAAGGTCCCGCGGTCGTCGTCCTCGACCACCTCCCCAAAGCCGGCGGCAGCGACCTCATGCCCATCGGGTCGCAACGGAAACGATCGGCGATCAACGGCGCCCAGTACCTACAGGAGACCCTCACCAGCTTCTCGAAGCAGAAGGCCGGCGCCGCCCGCCTGAAGGTCGCGAAGGACCGGAACGGGGACAACTCCACCGGTGACACCGTCGCCACCCTGCACGTCACCCCCATCGGCGGTGGGAACGTCCGAATCGCGTTCACCGCGCCCGACCCGGGCGAGCGTACGGAGGCAGGTGAGTTCCGCCCCACCACCCTCATGAGCCGTGTCAGCCGGGTCGTGCAGAACGCACCCGAACCGATGAGCTACCGCCGCATCCTCGACAACGTCACCGGCAAGAAGGACCACGTCAGGCAAGCGGTCAACGTCCTCATCCAAGAGGGATACATCGCGACCGCCGCAGGACCACGCGGAGCGATCCTCCACATCCACGTCAAACCGTTCGAAGGCGGGGGAACACTCAACCCTCAAATCAGTGAGTTTTCGACCGTGGACCGTTCCCTGTTCCTAGGAAAGGGAACAGGGGAACAGTCACCACCGTTCCCCGGGGAACAGTGGGGAACAGTCGGGGAACAGTCGTCAGAAGGGCAAACACAACCCTCGATCTCGCTCGCAGATGAGGACGCCTCGTGA
- a CDS encoding WhiB family transcriptional regulator, with protein MNHGDRAYRALHLALADADAPECSGDDRFILEHHELAADEVKHLRLTVCGPCPLRTLCRAYGDAARPQAGIWGGKVYPPPKPRKRAEVDQ; from the coding sequence GTGAACCACGGCGACCGCGCATACCGTGCCCTGCACCTCGCGCTCGCGGACGCTGACGCACCCGAGTGCAGCGGCGATGACCGGTTCATTCTCGAGCACCACGAGCTCGCCGCTGACGAGGTCAAACACCTCAGGCTCACAGTGTGCGGACCCTGCCCACTCCGGACCCTCTGCCGCGCGTACGGTGACGCCGCACGCCCACAGGCAGGGATCTGGGGCGGGAAGGTCTACCCACCACCGAAACCCCGCAAGCGGGCGGAGGTTGACCAGTGA
- a CDS encoding transposase encodes MQGRLLHAVEPTESSETRGKPHYSDVFKANAVSRVKGGQAIAQVARDLGVARNTLKAWIGDPNTMPAAPSSTSDAVLEAARTGSRKAVLIALRDEIAGKIAAGVTPRDLPVNARLLHEVMREIEAIEHGERQEHDLSAIPDAPFDPRELGL; translated from the coding sequence ATGCAGGGCAGGTTGCTGCACGCGGTGGAACCCACAGAGTCGTCAGAAACTCGCGGGAAGCCGCACTACTCGGACGTGTTCAAGGCGAACGCGGTGAGCCGGGTGAAGGGTGGTCAGGCGATCGCGCAGGTCGCGCGGGATCTGGGGGTCGCGCGGAACACGTTGAAGGCTTGGATTGGGGACCCGAACACGATGCCGGCGGCGCCGTCGTCGACGTCGGACGCGGTGCTGGAAGCCGCTCGCACGGGTTCGCGGAAGGCGGTGCTGATCGCGTTGAGGGATGAGATCGCGGGAAAGATCGCCGCCGGTGTGACCCCTCGTGATCTGCCCGTGAACGCGCGTCTTCTGCACGAGGTGATGAGGGAGATAGAAGCGATCGAGCACGGAGAGCGGCAGGAGCACGACCTCTCCGCGATCCCTGATGCACCATTCGACCCGCGGGAGTTGGGACTGTGA
- a CDS encoding type II secretion system F family protein gives MTTLALTDASLAVVLGVALGAGVLLLLSRAPRWRSASLSQRIAPYIRDITDPIGATPLTAGFGDDLAAIRQRVLETLAARLAGSVSVERRLRQAGSTSDVASFRGRQLGFALAGLTVGAVVVVVLMLTGRGSPAVGLLPPLFATAGAAACDLQLSRAARHRRARTEEELPTVLEFLALCLSAGEGILDALRRVGDLPGGDLTIELRGAVVAVGTGSSLSDALADMAARVDSPAVSRAVDHLVAAIDRGAPLAQVLHAQALDAREDAKRSLIERAGRNEIAMLVPRNPQ, from the coding sequence ATGACCACCCTCGCCCTGACCGACGCGTCGCTTGCGGTGGTGCTCGGCGTCGCCCTCGGGGCAGGCGTGCTGCTCCTTCTCTCGCGCGCTCCGCGCTGGCGATCGGCCTCGCTCAGCCAGCGGATCGCCCCGTACATCCGCGACATCACCGATCCGATCGGCGCCACGCCTCTCACGGCGGGCTTCGGCGACGATCTGGCGGCGATCCGGCAACGGGTGCTGGAGACGCTCGCCGCGCGACTGGCTGGGTCCGTGTCGGTGGAGCGACGCCTCCGCCAAGCAGGGTCGACGAGCGACGTCGCCAGCTTCCGCGGGCGCCAGCTGGGCTTCGCCCTGGCCGGGCTCACCGTCGGCGCGGTGGTCGTCGTCGTGCTCATGCTGACCGGCCGCGGATCACCCGCAGTGGGGCTTCTTCCCCCGCTGTTCGCGACGGCGGGGGCTGCCGCGTGCGACCTGCAGCTGTCGCGGGCGGCTCGGCACCGGCGTGCCCGCACCGAGGAAGAACTCCCCACCGTGCTGGAGTTCCTCGCGCTGTGCCTTTCTGCAGGCGAGGGCATCCTCGACGCGTTGCGCCGCGTGGGCGACCTTCCGGGCGGCGACCTGACGATCGAGCTGCGCGGCGCGGTCGTCGCCGTGGGAACCGGATCGTCGCTTTCGGACGCCCTCGCAGATATGGCGGCGCGCGTGGATTCCCCCGCCGTCTCACGCGCTGTCGATCACCTCGTGGCCGCCATCGACCGCGGTGCGCCGCTGGCGCAGGTGCTGCACGCGCAGGCGCTCGACGCCCGAGAGGACGCCAAGCGCTCTCTCATCGAACGAGCGGGGCGAAATGAGATCGCCATGCTCGTGCCACGCAACCCTCAATAG
- a CDS encoding type II secretion system F family protein, which produces MTLLWGGVLAAGILLALSPWLWPATDEKRPASTAEGGRTTQLLREAGFARGTPLALAVVAVLLAVVVAASAFLVTTVLPLALAAFAGTAIAPYWWVRARRDRLRKTRRSLWPDVCDLLVASVRAGMSLPDAVASLAESAPLALRPNFRGFARDLAASGHFDSAMLALKDSLADPVADRVIETLRMARQVGGTELTTVLRALSASVRSDAAIRAEVDARQSWIRGAAVLGAAAPWVILSLLALRPEGAAAYATAEGMILIVGGAVVSVIAFRIMLRIGRLPEARRWAR; this is translated from the coding sequence ATGACGCTCCTCTGGGGTGGCGTGCTGGCCGCCGGGATCCTGCTCGCGCTGTCGCCCTGGCTCTGGCCTGCCACCGACGAGAAGAGACCGGCCTCCACGGCGGAGGGCGGCCGGACGACCCAGCTCTTGAGGGAGGCCGGGTTCGCGCGCGGGACTCCGCTCGCGCTCGCCGTTGTCGCGGTGCTGCTCGCCGTCGTGGTCGCCGCATCGGCATTCCTCGTCACGACCGTGCTGCCGCTCGCGCTCGCGGCCTTCGCCGGGACGGCGATCGCCCCGTACTGGTGGGTGCGGGCCCGGCGCGACCGGTTGAGGAAGACCCGACGGTCGCTCTGGCCCGATGTGTGCGACCTCCTCGTCGCCTCAGTGCGGGCGGGCATGTCGCTCCCCGATGCGGTGGCGAGCCTGGCCGAGTCGGCTCCGCTCGCCCTCCGTCCGAACTTCCGCGGCTTCGCACGGGATCTGGCGGCATCAGGGCACTTCGACTCGGCGATGCTCGCGCTCAAGGACAGCCTCGCCGACCCCGTGGCGGATCGGGTCATCGAAACGCTGAGGATGGCCCGTCAGGTCGGTGGCACGGAGCTGACCACCGTTCTGCGCGCCCTGTCGGCGTCGGTTCGCTCCGACGCGGCAATTCGCGCCGAGGTCGACGCGCGGCAGTCGTGGATCCGCGGAGCCGCGGTCCTCGGTGCCGCCGCTCCCTGGGTCATCCTGTCCCTTCTGGCGCTGCGCCCCGAGGGGGCTGCCGCGTACGCCACGGCGGAGGGGATGATCCTGATCGTCGGCGGTGCGGTCGTGTCGGTGATCGCGTTCCGCATCATGCTGCGCATCGGCCGTCTCCCCGAGGCCCGGAGGTGGGCGCGATGA
- a CDS encoding CpaF family protein, producing MTSAARLDEAPTTVVVARVRDRLRALSADPTKDPDAAARIAADEVRRHNDYALARGLATIDDESGAVRDVVAQVTGYGPLQAYLDDPGVEELWINAPDRVYVARGGVPERVPLHLTDTAVRDLVERMLHATGRRVDLSQPFVDASLPDGSRLHVVIPDITRRHWAVNIRKFLPAYRDLDALVEVGSLAPYAAELLRRAMGEGRSVLVSGATHAGKTTLLGALVAASPRAHRIVTVEETFELAVTAPDLVAMQGRQPSLEGTGEVTLRRLVKEALRMRPDRIVVGEVRDAEALDLLLALNTGVPGAATIHANSAPEALVKLSMLPLLAGRNIDAAFVVPAVAQGVDLVVHCERAVDGRRRVGEIVEPTGVRDGVVESRVLYRAGER from the coding sequence GTGACTTCCGCCGCACGTCTCGACGAGGCTCCGACCACTGTCGTCGTGGCCCGCGTTCGCGACCGGCTGCGTGCGCTGAGCGCAGATCCGACGAAGGACCCGGATGCGGCGGCGCGGATCGCCGCCGACGAGGTCCGCCGCCACAACGACTACGCCCTCGCCCGGGGGCTCGCCACCATCGACGACGAGTCGGGTGCCGTCCGCGACGTCGTCGCACAGGTCACCGGCTACGGTCCCCTGCAGGCCTATCTCGACGATCCCGGCGTCGAAGAGCTGTGGATCAATGCTCCTGACCGGGTGTACGTGGCGCGCGGAGGGGTGCCTGAGCGGGTTCCCCTCCACCTCACCGACACGGCGGTCCGAGATCTGGTGGAACGGATGCTGCACGCGACCGGCCGCAGGGTCGACCTCAGCCAGCCATTCGTCGACGCGTCGCTTCCCGACGGCAGTCGCCTGCACGTGGTCATCCCCGACATCACGCGGCGGCACTGGGCTGTGAACATCCGGAAGTTCCTCCCGGCCTATCGCGATCTGGACGCACTGGTGGAGGTCGGTTCCCTCGCGCCCTACGCGGCGGAGCTGCTCCGGCGAGCGATGGGGGAGGGGCGCAGCGTCCTGGTGTCGGGAGCGACCCACGCCGGCAAGACGACGCTGCTCGGTGCGCTGGTCGCCGCGAGCCCCCGTGCCCACCGCATCGTCACCGTGGAGGAGACGTTCGAGCTGGCGGTGACGGCGCCCGACCTCGTGGCGATGCAGGGCCGACAGCCCAGCCTGGAGGGAACGGGCGAAGTGACGCTTCGCAGACTCGTCAAGGAGGCCCTGCGGATGCGGCCCGATCGCATCGTCGTGGGCGAGGTGCGCGACGCCGAGGCGCTCGACCTGCTCCTCGCACTCAACACCGGTGTGCCGGGGGCAGCGACCATCCACGCGAACTCCGCACCGGAGGCGTTGGTGAAGCTCTCGATGCTGCCGCTTCTCGCGGGCCGCAACATCGACGCGGCCTTCGTCGTGCCCGCCGTCGCCCAGGGCGTCGACCTGGTCGTCCACTGCGAGCGGGCGGTGGACGGACGCCGTCGCGTGGGAGAGATCGTGGAGCCCACCGGTGTCCGCGACGGTGTGGTCGAATCACGCGTCCTCTACCGAGCGGGGGAGCGATGA
- a CDS encoding PLDc N-terminal domain-containing protein: MAQAAKTAVAAAPAARAALGLLGIVQAAFAFLAFWDLAHRDSRQVTGPKPIWIPVILVNWIGPAAYFLFGIKR; this comes from the coding sequence GTGGCGCAGGCCGCGAAGACAGCGGTGGCAGCGGCGCCCGCGGCGCGCGCGGCGCTGGGACTCCTCGGTATCGTGCAGGCCGCATTCGCGTTCCTGGCATTCTGGGACCTCGCGCATCGAGACAGCCGGCAGGTCACCGGACCGAAACCCATATGGATACCCGTCATCCTGGTCAACTGGATCGGGCCGGCTGCCTACTTCCTCTTCGGAATCAAGCGCTGA
- a CDS encoding DedA family protein — translation MYTVPTALIPWLDPAAIIAAAGPWALAVVCFIVFAETGLLVGFLLPGDTLLIMAGLLSHPSDVAPNGVFGISAWWVALLIGLAAFVGGEVGYLIGHKGGPAVFERKESGVFSRRNVERTNAFFERWGGLTIILARFVPIVRTFAPVAAGVGHMAWHRYTLYNFIGAVIWGFGLTMIGYGIGFIPGVGQFVTDYIDVILLVAVGGTVIFIVWHYLSERRKAKKAAAAGEDTDTDPVEARQLVLDPDVFQRGPEHRSGTTPDA, via the coding sequence GTGTACACCGTTCCCACCGCTCTCATCCCCTGGCTCGATCCCGCAGCGATCATCGCCGCGGCTGGGCCCTGGGCCCTCGCCGTGGTCTGCTTCATCGTGTTCGCCGAGACCGGCCTCCTGGTGGGGTTCCTGCTCCCCGGGGACACACTGTTGATCATGGCGGGGCTTTTGTCCCACCCCTCCGACGTGGCACCCAACGGCGTCTTCGGCATCAGCGCGTGGTGGGTGGCGCTCCTGATCGGACTCGCCGCATTCGTCGGTGGTGAAGTCGGATATCTCATCGGACACAAGGGCGGTCCGGCGGTGTTCGAACGGAAGGAATCCGGCGTCTTCAGCCGACGCAACGTCGAGCGGACCAACGCCTTCTTCGAGCGGTGGGGCGGGCTCACGATCATCCTGGCCCGCTTCGTGCCGATCGTCCGCACGTTCGCGCCCGTCGCGGCCGGCGTCGGCCACATGGCGTGGCACCGCTACACGCTCTACAACTTCATCGGCGCGGTGATCTGGGGCTTCGGGCTGACGATGATCGGCTACGGCATCGGCTTCATCCCGGGCGTCGGACAGTTCGTGACCGACTACATCGACGTCATCCTGCTGGTGGCGGTCGGCGGAACGGTCATCTTCATCGTCTGGCACTACCTGTCCGAACGCCGCAAGGCCAAGAAGGCCGCGGCGGCGGGCGAGGACACCGACACCGACCCCGTCGAGGCGCGTCAGCTCGTCCTCGACCCCGATGTCTTCCAGCGCGGTCCCGAGCACCGCTCGGGTACCACCCCCGACGCCTGA